The Erythrolamprus reginae isolate rEryReg1 chromosome 3, rEryReg1.hap1, whole genome shotgun sequence genome contains a region encoding:
- the LOC139164975 gene encoding DGAT1/2-independent enzyme synthesizing storage lipids-like isoform X3: protein MTLSMTAENIYYTSGKEYSIWSTYILEECAGFMVYPITALVILILLYYPLLFAFSIFYTTNLVYNVWKKIGNLPEDVNCKQWDMPRKMYALVTDLIGKILHSYEISGIENIPKGPAIIVYYHGALAVDYHCFVTRFYRLTGIFCYSVIDKFVLQLPGLKQFFSVNRCDCPTRERCLNILKQGHLLGLAPGGLREENYGNNQYKLIWKARKGFAHLAIDANVPIIPMFTQNIREGYMSYLNIRPMRWLYERKRWLVFPLCGWFPVKLITHIGKPIPYDPDITPEKLVEQTRRAIEDLRDKHQKIPGNLLHALRQRFDAHNKDK, encoded by the exons ATGACTTTAAgcatgactgcagaaaatatataCTATACCTCTGGAAAAGAATATTCCATCTGGTCAACTTACATTTTGGAAGAATGTGCAGGCTTTATGGTATATCCCATAACAGCGTTAGTGATATTGATACTGTTATATTATCCACTCCTTTTTGCCTTTTCTATCTTCTATACCACTAATCTAGTATATAATGTGTGGAAAAAAATTGGTAATTTGCCAGAGGATGTCAATTGCAAACAATGGGATATGCCAAGGAAAATGTATGCACTGGTGACAGACTTGATTGGAAAGATACTGCACA GTTATGAGATTTCTGGAATAGAAAACATACCCAAAGGACCAGCAATTATTGTCTATTATCATGGAGCCCTTGCAGTGGACTATCACTGTTTTGTAACAAGGTTTTATAGACTCACTGGGATATTCTGCTATTCTGTGATAGACAAATTTGTCTTGCAATTACCAg GACTAAAACAATTCTTTTCCGTTAATCGGTGTGATTGTCCTACAAGAGAAAGGTGTTTAAATATTCTGAAGCAAGGGCACTTACTTGGACTTGCACCAGGAGGACTAAGAGAGGAAAACTATGGAAATAACCAGTATAAATTAATATGGAAAGCACGTAAAGGATTTGCTCATTTGGCTATAGATGCCAATGTG cCAATCATTCCTATGTTTACACAAAATATTAGAGAAGGATATATGTCATATTTAAATATAA GACCAATGAGATGGTTATATGAACGAAAACGATGGTTAGTCTTTCCATTATGTGGATGGTTTCCAGTCAAACTTATAACTCATATTGGAAAACCAATTCCATATGATCCAGATATAACTCCTGAAAAATTAGTTGAACAA ACTCGAAGGGCAATAGAAGATTTACGGGACAAGCACCAGAAAATCCCAGGAAACCTATTGCATGCTCTTAGACAACGCTTTGATGCACATAACAAAGATAAATAA
- the LOC139164975 gene encoding DGAT1/2-independent enzyme synthesizing storage lipids-like isoform X1 has translation MVNSRFELSLLSLHPLREENVSFVRLRPYFIKVKLIFQASCLTEVESIFVHLFMTLSMTAENIYYTSGKEYSIWSTYILEECAGFMVYPITALVILILLYYPLLFAFSIFYTTNLVYNVWKKIGNLPEDVNCKQWDMPRKMYALVTDLIGKILHSYEISGIENIPKGPAIIVYYHGALAVDYHCFVTRFYRLTGIFCYSVIDKFVLQLPGLKQFFSVNRCDCPTRERCLNILKQGHLLGLAPGGLREENYGNNQYKLIWKARKGFAHLAIDANVPIIPMFTQNIREGYMSYLNIRPMRWLYERKRWLVFPLCGWFPVKLITHIGKPIPYDPDITPEKLVEQTRRAIEDLRDKHQKIPGNLLHALRQRFDAHNKDK, from the exons ATGGTTAATTCTAGGTTTGAATTGAGTTTGCTCTCACTCCACCCACTGAGGGAGGAGAATGTATCCTTTGTTCGTTTAAGACCATATTTCATCAAAGTAAAATTGATCTTCCAAGCAAGCTGTTTGACAGAG gtagaAAGCATTTTTGTACATTTATTCATGACTTTAAgcatgactgcagaaaatatataCTATACCTCTGGAAAAGAATATTCCATCTGGTCAACTTACATTTTGGAAGAATGTGCAGGCTTTATGGTATATCCCATAACAGCGTTAGTGATATTGATACTGTTATATTATCCACTCCTTTTTGCCTTTTCTATCTTCTATACCACTAATCTAGTATATAATGTGTGGAAAAAAATTGGTAATTTGCCAGAGGATGTCAATTGCAAACAATGGGATATGCCAAGGAAAATGTATGCACTGGTGACAGACTTGATTGGAAAGATACTGCACA GTTATGAGATTTCTGGAATAGAAAACATACCCAAAGGACCAGCAATTATTGTCTATTATCATGGAGCCCTTGCAGTGGACTATCACTGTTTTGTAACAAGGTTTTATAGACTCACTGGGATATTCTGCTATTCTGTGATAGACAAATTTGTCTTGCAATTACCAg GACTAAAACAATTCTTTTCCGTTAATCGGTGTGATTGTCCTACAAGAGAAAGGTGTTTAAATATTCTGAAGCAAGGGCACTTACTTGGACTTGCACCAGGAGGACTAAGAGAGGAAAACTATGGAAATAACCAGTATAAATTAATATGGAAAGCACGTAAAGGATTTGCTCATTTGGCTATAGATGCCAATGTG cCAATCATTCCTATGTTTACACAAAATATTAGAGAAGGATATATGTCATATTTAAATATAA GACCAATGAGATGGTTATATGAACGAAAACGATGGTTAGTCTTTCCATTATGTGGATGGTTTCCAGTCAAACTTATAACTCATATTGGAAAACCAATTCCATATGATCCAGATATAACTCCTGAAAAATTAGTTGAACAA ACTCGAAGGGCAATAGAAGATTTACGGGACAAGCACCAGAAAATCCCAGGAAACCTATTGCATGCTCTTAGACAACGCTTTGATGCACATAACAAAGATAAATAA
- the LOC139164975 gene encoding DGAT1/2-independent enzyme synthesizing storage lipids-like isoform X2, translating into MFVCVEVLYLEEVESIFVHLFMTLSMTAENIYYTSGKEYSIWSTYILEECAGFMVYPITALVILILLYYPLLFAFSIFYTTNLVYNVWKKIGNLPEDVNCKQWDMPRKMYALVTDLIGKILHSYEISGIENIPKGPAIIVYYHGALAVDYHCFVTRFYRLTGIFCYSVIDKFVLQLPGLKQFFSVNRCDCPTRERCLNILKQGHLLGLAPGGLREENYGNNQYKLIWKARKGFAHLAIDANVPIIPMFTQNIREGYMSYLNIRPMRWLYERKRWLVFPLCGWFPVKLITHIGKPIPYDPDITPEKLVEQTRRAIEDLRDKHQKIPGNLLHALRQRFDAHNKDK; encoded by the exons atgtttgtttgtgttgaaGTACTATACCTTGAAGAG gtagaAAGCATTTTTGTACATTTATTCATGACTTTAAgcatgactgcagaaaatatataCTATACCTCTGGAAAAGAATATTCCATCTGGTCAACTTACATTTTGGAAGAATGTGCAGGCTTTATGGTATATCCCATAACAGCGTTAGTGATATTGATACTGTTATATTATCCACTCCTTTTTGCCTTTTCTATCTTCTATACCACTAATCTAGTATATAATGTGTGGAAAAAAATTGGTAATTTGCCAGAGGATGTCAATTGCAAACAATGGGATATGCCAAGGAAAATGTATGCACTGGTGACAGACTTGATTGGAAAGATACTGCACA GTTATGAGATTTCTGGAATAGAAAACATACCCAAAGGACCAGCAATTATTGTCTATTATCATGGAGCCCTTGCAGTGGACTATCACTGTTTTGTAACAAGGTTTTATAGACTCACTGGGATATTCTGCTATTCTGTGATAGACAAATTTGTCTTGCAATTACCAg GACTAAAACAATTCTTTTCCGTTAATCGGTGTGATTGTCCTACAAGAGAAAGGTGTTTAAATATTCTGAAGCAAGGGCACTTACTTGGACTTGCACCAGGAGGACTAAGAGAGGAAAACTATGGAAATAACCAGTATAAATTAATATGGAAAGCACGTAAAGGATTTGCTCATTTGGCTATAGATGCCAATGTG cCAATCATTCCTATGTTTACACAAAATATTAGAGAAGGATATATGTCATATTTAAATATAA GACCAATGAGATGGTTATATGAACGAAAACGATGGTTAGTCTTTCCATTATGTGGATGGTTTCCAGTCAAACTTATAACTCATATTGGAAAACCAATTCCATATGATCCAGATATAACTCCTGAAAAATTAGTTGAACAA ACTCGAAGGGCAATAGAAGATTTACGGGACAAGCACCAGAAAATCCCAGGAAACCTATTGCATGCTCTTAGACAACGCTTTGATGCACATAACAAAGATAAATAA